A genomic stretch from Microbacterium proteolyticum includes:
- a CDS encoding S-methyl thiohydantoin desulfurase domain-containing protein, whose protein sequence is MRTLGPERLSALARGFALLGAGGGGTTTLLELMAAVSLDGPVVLHDVDDLDPSTPCVAVGFAGSTYLLGERVPGDDAFAPLLTAAERWTGVAAAAVCAMEGAGLNGLTPFLLARGHTLVDADLMGRALPGVDQLSLVVDAVPGVVLVADTGGGVMVLESSRGADVESLVRASVIRAGGAGAVLVAGFTVGDLADHAIRGTFARALALGDADVFGDDLPGARMLGAGRVSAVDAVPDDPFARSVELTGDDGALLRLVARSEFLAVTRDGQTIAASPDILVAIDSVSGDVLQVDAVTLARHVRVLALAAPEWWTDSPERLSHVVPGAYGLRDLEVER, encoded by the coding sequence ATGAGAACCCTCGGGCCCGAACGCCTGTCGGCGCTGGCCCGAGGGTTCGCGCTGCTCGGTGCGGGCGGCGGTGGCACCACCACTCTGCTCGAGCTCATGGCGGCCGTGTCGCTCGATGGTCCGGTCGTGCTGCACGACGTCGACGACCTCGATCCCTCCACCCCGTGCGTCGCCGTGGGCTTCGCGGGGTCCACCTACCTCCTGGGCGAACGGGTGCCCGGCGATGACGCCTTCGCCCCGCTCCTGACGGCGGCCGAACGATGGACGGGTGTCGCGGCGGCGGCCGTGTGCGCCATGGAGGGGGCGGGTCTGAACGGCCTGACGCCGTTCCTCCTGGCCCGCGGGCACACCCTCGTCGACGCCGACCTGATGGGCCGGGCCCTGCCCGGCGTCGACCAGCTCTCGCTCGTCGTCGATGCCGTGCCCGGGGTCGTGCTCGTCGCCGACACCGGCGGGGGCGTCATGGTGCTGGAGTCGTCGCGGGGCGCCGACGTCGAGAGCCTCGTGCGCGCGAGCGTCATCCGTGCCGGAGGAGCGGGCGCCGTGCTCGTGGCCGGGTTCACCGTCGGCGACCTCGCCGACCACGCGATCCGGGGAACGTTCGCCCGCGCCCTGGCGCTCGGCGACGCCGACGTGTTCGGTGACGACCTCCCCGGGGCGCGAATGCTCGGCGCGGGGAGGGTGAGCGCGGTGGATGCCGTGCCCGACGATCCCTTCGCGAGATCGGTCGAGCTGACCGGCGACGACGGCGCGTTGCTGCGCTTGGTCGCGCGCTCGGAGTTTCTGGCGGTCACTCGCGACGGGCAGACGATCGCCGCATCGCCCGACATCCTCGTCGCGATCGACTCCGTGTCGGGAGACGTGCTGCAGGTCGACGCCGTCACCCTGGCCCGTCATGTGCGGGTGCTGGCGCTCGCGGCGCCGGAATGGTGGACCGATTCCCCTGAACGTCTTTCGCACGTGGTGCCCGGTGCGTACGGGTTGCGCGACCTCGAGGTGGAGCGATGA
- a CDS encoding PucR family transcriptional regulator, with translation MTPLELRALLAHPANGRARVLVEAVGVDAFAGVIVAAREEMLPARGDRELAALTEPPPSAPWQQDALVRRVRDRGFRGLALPGADALGAGSRGLAARLGLTLLAVDDPMALARAAWELVQGRDALTLGYVRRVAQSIEYSAAHLADLLRHLSASVGHGVALIDAEGVLLQAGGELPEAVRAAIDFGLWQDAVSVAEGAAASVRVDSPSRAGLRLAVFGSGLSPAQLSALAVAAEVAMPAVAARILIDEVADVSDAAVASGLLREFLEARDARDPDVEQRMSERGWRTGGYHLAFRIAGRRRLETLELLRFVRRNLAALPVDSQAVTSGRGVTGWLSFAEPPTSARLDEHVAAVRALHDQARRSFDVATGVGSLDSGASGLLRSIDGAVDGVRIATGRAATGWFVRVDALGVEQVLLSWAGSDTFVPAAESLLAPLVSQGPELLETLTAYLDHESGVSATATALGLHRNTVAMRIARAQELLGIDLTDTDARLALHLACRALR, from the coding sequence GTGACGCCCCTCGAGTTGCGCGCGCTGCTCGCGCACCCCGCGAACGGCCGGGCGCGGGTACTCGTCGAGGCCGTCGGGGTCGACGCCTTCGCCGGGGTGATCGTCGCCGCGCGGGAGGAGATGCTGCCCGCGCGCGGAGACCGGGAGCTCGCCGCGCTGACCGAGCCCCCGCCCTCGGCGCCCTGGCAGCAGGATGCGCTCGTGCGTCGCGTGCGGGACCGCGGCTTCCGCGGCCTCGCCCTGCCCGGGGCCGATGCGCTGGGTGCCGGCAGCCGCGGCCTGGCCGCGCGCCTCGGGCTGACCCTGCTCGCCGTGGACGATCCGATGGCGCTGGCCCGCGCCGCGTGGGAGCTCGTGCAGGGGCGCGACGCCCTGACGCTGGGGTACGTGCGACGCGTCGCGCAGTCCATCGAGTACTCCGCCGCGCACCTGGCCGACCTGCTCCGTCACCTCTCGGCGAGCGTCGGTCACGGCGTGGCCCTCATCGACGCCGAGGGCGTGCTGCTGCAGGCCGGCGGTGAGCTGCCCGAGGCGGTCCGCGCGGCCATCGACTTCGGGCTCTGGCAGGACGCGGTGTCGGTCGCCGAGGGGGCGGCCGCCTCCGTGCGCGTCGACAGCCCGAGCCGCGCCGGGCTGCGTCTGGCCGTGTTCGGCTCCGGGCTGAGCCCCGCGCAGCTGTCGGCCCTGGCGGTGGCCGCCGAGGTGGCGATGCCGGCGGTGGCCGCCCGCATCCTCATCGACGAGGTGGCCGACGTCAGCGATGCCGCCGTGGCATCCGGTCTGCTGCGCGAGTTCCTCGAAGCCCGCGACGCGCGCGACCCCGATGTCGAGCAGCGCATGAGCGAGCGCGGGTGGCGTACGGGCGGGTATCACCTCGCGTTCCGCATCGCCGGGCGCCGTCGACTCGAGACGCTCGAGCTTCTGCGCTTCGTGCGCCGGAACCTGGCCGCGTTGCCCGTCGATTCTCAGGCCGTGACCAGCGGCCGCGGGGTGACCGGCTGGCTGAGCTTCGCCGAGCCGCCGACATCCGCCCGTCTCGACGAGCACGTGGCCGCGGTGCGGGCCCTGCACGATCAGGCGCGGCGTTCGTTCGACGTCGCCACGGGCGTCGGCTCGCTGGACAGCGGAGCGAGCGGGCTGCTGCGCAGCATCGACGGCGCGGTCGACGGCGTGCGCATCGCCACGGGACGCGCCGCGACGGGATGGTTCGTCCGGGTCGACGCCCTCGGCGTCGAACAGGTGCTGCTGTCGTGGGCGGGATCGGACACCTTCGTCCCCGCCGCCGAGTCGCTGCTCGCGCCCCTCGTTTCGCAGGGGCCGGAACTTCTCGAGACGCTGACGGCCTACCTCGACCACGAGTCGGGGGTGTCGGCGACCGCGACCGCCCTGGGGCTGCACCGCAACACCGTGGCGATGCGTATCGCCCGCGCGCAGGAACTGCTCGGCATCGACCTCACCGACACCGACGCACGCCTCGCCCTGCACCTGGCGTGTCGCGCGCTGCGCTGA
- a CDS encoding PucR family transcriptional regulator, which translates to MVADTVAPPSLRALLARRDLHLRLVNAEDDLAPGSIDRPVRWVHSSDLADPTPFLSEGLVLLTTGTQFADAAPGDYEAYVGRLLARGVRALGFGTEVVRDGIPSGLTDACRAGGMPLFEVPYRTPFIAVARAGAEAIAADAYARRSWSLAAQRAVSLAALRPDGLSATLAELSRQLDCWVGLFDAAGALRDAHPSAALSPAATAAVSAEVTTLLRRGTRAAGAVHVGDTPVTVQTLGRGGHLRGALAVAANDLDHEARSVVTAVVAMAGLALEQQDGLGRAIGTFRAGLVQSLTGDDPSLARRAARDLLGPLPPAPVVVALTPAASARSTALTEWLERRAQERRGELFFGRGDDGLVIVVPSTGRDVLDEIADRFDTVVGCSTPSGYDGFSGALTQARTARDRTSAAGVADFADTARAGLIAALDSEAARSVAAGALAPLRRHDAEQGSALVETLDAWLAQDCSHEATAQALGIHRHTVRARVAQAERVIDRDLSSFAARAELWAALRLAE; encoded by the coding sequence ATGGTCGCCGACACCGTCGCTCCGCCCAGCCTGCGGGCGTTGCTCGCCCGGCGCGACCTGCACCTGCGCCTCGTCAACGCCGAGGACGACCTCGCTCCCGGCAGCATCGACCGACCCGTGCGGTGGGTGCACTCCAGCGACCTCGCCGACCCGACCCCCTTCCTCAGCGAGGGGCTCGTGCTGCTGACCACCGGCACACAGTTCGCCGACGCCGCCCCCGGCGATTACGAGGCCTACGTCGGGCGCCTGCTCGCGCGCGGCGTGCGCGCCCTCGGCTTCGGAACGGAGGTGGTGCGCGACGGCATCCCCTCCGGTCTGACCGACGCGTGCCGCGCGGGCGGGATGCCCCTGTTCGAGGTGCCGTACCGCACGCCGTTCATCGCGGTGGCGCGGGCCGGCGCCGAGGCGATCGCCGCCGACGCCTACGCGCGCCGCAGCTGGTCGCTCGCGGCCCAGCGCGCCGTGTCGCTCGCCGCCCTTCGACCCGACGGCCTGTCGGCGACGCTCGCCGAGCTGTCGCGCCAGCTCGACTGCTGGGTGGGGCTCTTCGACGCGGCCGGTGCCCTCCGCGACGCCCACCCCTCGGCGGCTCTCTCCCCGGCCGCGACGGCGGCGGTCTCCGCCGAGGTGACGACGTTGCTGCGGCGAGGAACGCGCGCCGCCGGCGCGGTGCACGTCGGCGACACCCCCGTCACCGTGCAGACGCTCGGGCGCGGCGGGCACCTGCGCGGCGCCCTCGCCGTCGCCGCGAACGACCTCGACCACGAGGCCCGCAGCGTGGTGACAGCGGTGGTGGCGATGGCCGGACTCGCACTCGAACAGCAGGACGGGCTGGGACGCGCGATCGGCACGTTCCGCGCCGGGCTCGTCCAGTCGCTGACCGGCGACGACCCGTCCCTCGCCCGCCGGGCCGCCCGCGACCTGCTCGGCCCCCTGCCGCCCGCTCCTGTGGTGGTGGCGCTGACCCCCGCGGCATCCGCTCGCTCCACCGCCCTCACCGAATGGCTCGAACGCCGCGCGCAGGAGCGGCGGGGCGAGCTCTTCTTCGGGCGAGGAGACGACGGCCTGGTGATCGTGGTCCCGTCGACGGGCCGTGACGTGCTCGACGAGATCGCCGACCGGTTCGACACGGTCGTCGGCTGCTCGACACCGTCCGGCTACGACGGCTTCTCCGGCGCCCTGACCCAGGCGCGCACGGCACGGGACCGGACGTCGGCGGCGGGCGTCGCGGACTTCGCCGACACCGCCCGCGCCGGGCTCATCGCCGCGCTCGACTCGGAGGCGGCTCGCTCGGTCGCGGCCGGCGCCCTGGCCCCGCTGCGGCGCCACGACGCGGAGCAGGGCTCCGCACTGGTCGAGACGCTCGATGCCTGGCTCGCCCAGGACTGCTCGCACGAGGCGACGGCCCAGGCGCTCGGCATCCATCGCCACACCGTGCGCGCCCGCGTCGCGCAGGCCGAGCGGGTGATCGACCGCGACCTGTCGTCGTTCGCCGCCCGCGCCGAGCTGTGGGCCGCTCTACGGCTCGCGGAGTAG
- the gabT gene encoding 4-aminobutyrate--2-oxoglutarate transaminase, which translates to MSLDTLPLVGGPSLPQERRLVTAIPGPRSQELLERKAAAVASGVGHTVPIQAVAAGGGVVVDADGNSLIDLGSGIAVTSVGNAHPAVVAAVQEQVAAFTHTCFMISPYDSYVAVAEALNRLTPGDHAKKSALFNSGAEAVENAIKIARKFTGRQAVVAFDHAYHGRTNLTMALTAKNMPYKSGFGPFAGEVYRAPLSYPFRDGLTGPTAAATAISLIEKQVGADNLAAVIIEPIQGEGGFIVPADGFLNAIVDWCRDNGVVFIADEVQSGFARTGAMFASEHFGIVPDLVTTAKGIAAGLPLAAVTGRAEIMDATHTGGLGGTYGGNPIACAAALASIDAFENEGLVERARAIGDLLKGRLHELQANDPRIGDVRGHGAMIAAEFVDPATGAPDAALTTAVAKAAIAEGVIVLTCGTYGNVIRFLPPLSIGDELLNEGLDVVAAALAAH; encoded by the coding sequence ATGAGCCTCGACACCCTCCCCCTCGTCGGCGGTCCCTCGCTCCCGCAGGAGCGCCGCCTCGTCACCGCCATCCCCGGTCCCCGCTCGCAGGAGCTGCTCGAGCGCAAGGCCGCGGCCGTGGCATCCGGCGTCGGCCACACGGTGCCCATCCAGGCGGTCGCCGCGGGCGGCGGGGTCGTCGTCGACGCCGACGGCAACTCGCTCATCGACCTCGGCTCGGGCATCGCGGTCACCAGCGTCGGCAACGCCCACCCCGCCGTGGTCGCCGCCGTGCAGGAGCAGGTCGCGGCCTTCACCCACACCTGCTTCATGATCTCGCCGTACGACTCCTACGTCGCCGTCGCCGAGGCGCTGAACCGTCTCACCCCGGGCGACCACGCCAAGAAGAGCGCGCTGTTCAACTCCGGCGCCGAGGCCGTCGAGAACGCGATCAAGATCGCCCGCAAGTTCACCGGTCGCCAGGCCGTCGTCGCCTTCGACCACGCCTATCACGGCCGCACCAACCTCACGATGGCGCTCACCGCGAAGAACATGCCGTACAAGAGCGGTTTCGGCCCCTTCGCCGGCGAGGTCTACCGCGCGCCCCTGTCGTACCCGTTCCGCGACGGGCTCACCGGCCCCACGGCCGCCGCCACGGCCATCTCGCTGATCGAGAAGCAGGTCGGCGCCGACAACCTCGCCGCCGTCATCATCGAGCCCATCCAGGGCGAGGGCGGGTTCATCGTCCCCGCCGACGGGTTCCTCAATGCGATCGTCGACTGGTGCCGCGACAACGGCGTCGTCTTCATCGCCGACGAGGTGCAGTCCGGCTTCGCCCGCACCGGCGCGATGTTCGCCAGCGAGCACTTCGGCATCGTCCCCGACCTCGTCACCACCGCCAAGGGCATCGCCGCCGGCCTCCCGCTCGCCGCGGTCACGGGCCGGGCGGAGATCATGGATGCCACGCACACGGGTGGCCTGGGGGGAACCTACGGCGGGAACCCGATCGCGTGCGCCGCGGCTCTGGCATCCATCGACGCGTTCGAGAACGAGGGGCTCGTCGAGCGCGCCCGCGCGATCGGCGACCTGCTGAAGGGTCGCCTCCACGAGCTGCAGGCGAACGACCCGCGCATCGGCGACGTCCGCGGCCACGGTGCGATGATCGCCGCGGAGTTCGTCGACCCGGCCACCGGGGCACCGGATGCCGCGCTCACCACGGCGGTCGCCAAGGCCGCCATCGCGGAGGGCGTCATCGTGCTGACCTGCGGCACCTACGGCAACGTCATCCGGTTCCTGCCGCCGCTGTCGATCGGCGACGAGCTGCTGAACGAGGGGCTCGACGTCGTCGCCGCGGCCCTCGCCGCGCATTGA
- a CDS encoding flavin monoamine oxidase family protein translates to MDDITRDVVVIGAGAAGLTAANDLRTAGLSVAVLEARDRVGGRLWTDTVEGAMLELGGQWVSPDQQALIDTVADLGLSTYSRYREGDSVYVGPDGEAKRFTGEMFPVAPETEKVIDEITARLDAMVAEIDPDEPWAHPSAAEWDKISWDAWLRQQTDDDEAVRNLAFATGSAMLTKPTHTFSLLQSLLMAASAGSYSHLVDADFILDKRVAGGLQQVPELLAERLGDDVLLNQPVRRIVWGGDSAASGRSGDSVTGRRVDDLRDLTARVEAAASSSAGVTVIADGVTVRARFAILALAPVLYSRISFEPPLPRLQHQMHQHISMGFVIKVHAVYDRPFWREQGLSGTAFSPYELCHEAYDNTNLGDERGTLVGFVSDQNADDLFRLSAEERKERILESLSRYYGPEAKSPVVYYESDWGTEEWTRGAYAASFDLGGLHRYGADLREPVGPIHLACSDMAGAGYQHVDGAIRQGHRAAQEILERTRG, encoded by the coding sequence ATGGATGACATCACCCGCGACGTCGTCGTGATCGGAGCCGGCGCCGCCGGCCTCACCGCCGCCAACGACCTGCGCACGGCCGGACTGTCTGTCGCGGTGCTCGAAGCCCGCGACCGCGTGGGCGGGCGCCTGTGGACCGACACCGTCGAGGGAGCGATGCTCGAGCTCGGCGGCCAGTGGGTCTCGCCCGATCAGCAGGCGCTCATCGACACCGTCGCCGACCTGGGACTGTCGACCTACAGCCGGTACCGCGAGGGCGACAGCGTCTACGTCGGCCCCGACGGCGAGGCGAAGCGCTTCACCGGGGAGATGTTCCCCGTCGCGCCCGAGACCGAGAAGGTCATCGACGAGATCACCGCGCGGCTGGATGCCATGGTGGCCGAGATCGACCCCGACGAGCCGTGGGCGCACCCCAGCGCCGCGGAGTGGGACAAGATCTCGTGGGATGCGTGGCTGCGTCAGCAGACCGACGACGACGAGGCCGTGCGCAACCTCGCCTTCGCCACCGGATCGGCGATGCTCACGAAGCCCACGCACACGTTCTCGCTGCTGCAGTCGCTGCTCATGGCGGCATCCGCGGGGTCGTACTCGCACCTGGTCGACGCCGACTTCATCCTCGACAAGCGCGTCGCGGGGGGCCTTCAGCAGGTGCCCGAGCTGCTCGCCGAGCGGCTCGGCGACGACGTGCTCCTGAACCAGCCCGTGCGACGTATCGTCTGGGGCGGCGATTCCGCTGCGTCGGGTCGCTCCGGCGACTCGGTGACGGGCCGGCGCGTGGACGACCTGCGCGATCTGACCGCCCGTGTCGAGGCCGCGGCCTCCTCGTCCGCGGGCGTCACCGTGATCGCCGACGGGGTGACCGTTCGCGCCCGCTTCGCGATCCTCGCTCTCGCCCCCGTGCTCTACTCGCGCATCTCGTTCGAGCCGCCGCTGCCGCGGCTTCAGCACCAGATGCACCAACACATCTCGATGGGTTTCGTCATCAAGGTGCACGCCGTCTACGACCGCCCGTTCTGGCGCGAGCAGGGCCTGTCGGGCACCGCATTCAGCCCGTACGAGCTGTGCCACGAGGCGTACGACAACACCAACCTCGGCGACGAGCGCGGAACCCTGGTGGGCTTCGTGTCCGACCAGAACGCCGACGACCTCTTCCGCCTGAGCGCCGAGGAGCGCAAGGAGCGCATCCTCGAGTCGCTGTCGCGCTACTACGGACCCGAGGCGAAGAGCCCGGTCGTCTACTACGAGAGCGACTGGGGCACCGAGGAGTGGACGCGCGGCGCCTACGCCGCCAGCTTCGACCTCGGCGGCCTCCACCGCTACGGCGCCGACCTCCGCGAACCGGTGGGCCCGATCCACCTCGCGTGCAGCGACATGGCCGGGGCGGGTTACCAGCACGTCGACGGCGCGATCCGCCAGGGCCACCGCGCGGCGCAGGAGATCCTCGAGCGGACCCGCGGATGA
- a CDS encoding universal stress protein, which produces MSMDRVVVGYTATDAGADALALGARLGAALDAAVHVVVVLPSAEGNVSVPVDSAYDRLVADTARGWLRTALAPLPGIRGHVRHAADVSDGLVAAAEEFGAGLIVVGTGGGGPRGRHRLGTTAEQLVHSAPVPVALAPEGARGVGASVGLPRVTAAIGTRPGADVLLDTAATLARRTHAPLRLLSLAGVDLPERVDAGLTRLTGRTHAAQALDAVRGSLPSEVPAEAVVGTGDDIEDAVSRLDWLPGEVALVGSSRLAQPRRLFLGSTAGRILRALPVPMIVVPRTSEALS; this is translated from the coding sequence ATGAGCATGGACCGCGTCGTCGTCGGGTACACCGCGACCGACGCGGGTGCCGACGCCCTCGCCCTCGGCGCCCGGCTCGGGGCCGCGCTCGACGCAGCGGTCCACGTCGTCGTCGTCCTGCCGTCGGCGGAGGGGAACGTCTCGGTGCCCGTCGACTCCGCGTACGACCGGCTCGTGGCGGACACCGCGCGCGGATGGCTGCGCACGGCGTTGGCGCCGCTTCCCGGCATCCGGGGTCACGTCCGCCACGCCGCGGACGTGTCGGACGGTCTCGTCGCGGCCGCGGAGGAGTTCGGCGCCGGCCTCATCGTCGTCGGTACCGGCGGGGGAGGGCCGCGTGGTCGGCACCGCCTGGGCACGACGGCGGAGCAGCTCGTGCACTCCGCCCCCGTCCCGGTCGCCCTCGCACCGGAGGGCGCGCGCGGGGTCGGCGCGAGCGTCGGGTTGCCGCGGGTGACCGCCGCGATCGGGACCCGTCCCGGCGCCGACGTGCTGCTCGACACCGCCGCGACCCTCGCCCGCCGCACCCACGCTCCGCTCCGGTTGCTGTCGCTCGCGGGCGTCGACCTGCCCGAGCGCGTCGACGCCGGCCTCACCCGCCTGACCGGTCGGACGCACGCCGCGCAGGCGCTGGACGCGGTGCGCGGGTCGCTTCCGTCCGAGGTCCCGGCCGAAGCGGTCGTGGGCACCGGTGACGACATCGAGGACGCCGTGTCGCGCCTCGACTGGCTCCCGGGCGAGGTCGCCCTCGTCGGCTCCAGCCGGCTCGCCCAGCCCCGGCGTCTGTTCCTCGGGTCCACCGCGGGACGCATCCTGCGGGCACTCCCCGTCCCCATGATCGTGGTGCCCCGCACCTCGGAGGCTCTCTCATGA
- a CDS encoding APC family permease — MTSRSDASPAPDSAVTTGISNKGLRVGSIGMIGAVVIGISTIAPAYTLTGALGPTVSAVGFQVPAIILVGFIPMLLVALGYRELNSRMPDAGTSFTWAARAFGPWVGWMAGWGLVAATVIVLSNLAGIAVDFLFLLIAQISGNADIAELTRVVPINIAVCLLFMFLATVVSYRDLQTTQRLQYGLVGFQVLVLLVFAGAAVVEMLNGNAFDASPVQASWFNPFEVDSFSSFAAGLSLSIFIFWGWDVILTMNEETKDPDRTPGRAATVTVFLIVALYLLIAVALLMFAGNGTGALGLGNEDIQENVFFHLSGPILGPLAFLVSLAVLTSSASSLQATFVGPARTLLAMAHYGALPARFAKVSPRFFTPGYATVVSAIVASAFYAVMRVVSENVLTDTITALGAMICFYYGLTAFACVWYFRKQWFDSVRNVFLTLLAPLVGGVILAVLFVTTLIDSADPSYGSGSAIGGVGLVFVITVVIIMVGIALMIAQRVTNPAFFRGETLGRDAPASVRRRRTS, encoded by the coding sequence ATGACCTCTCGCAGCGACGCGAGCCCCGCTCCCGACAGCGCCGTCACCACCGGTATCTCGAACAAGGGGCTGCGCGTCGGCTCGATCGGCATGATCGGCGCCGTCGTCATCGGCATCTCGACCATCGCCCCGGCGTACACGCTCACCGGTGCCCTCGGCCCCACGGTCTCGGCCGTGGGCTTCCAGGTGCCGGCCATCATCCTCGTGGGCTTCATCCCGATGCTGCTCGTGGCGCTGGGCTACCGCGAACTGAATTCCCGAATGCCGGATGCCGGCACGTCCTTCACCTGGGCGGCCCGCGCCTTCGGGCCGTGGGTCGGCTGGATGGCGGGCTGGGGGCTGGTCGCCGCCACCGTGATCGTGTTGTCGAACCTCGCCGGCATCGCGGTGGACTTCCTCTTCCTGCTCATCGCCCAGATCAGCGGGAACGCCGACATCGCCGAGCTGACCCGCGTCGTCCCGATCAACATCGCGGTGTGCCTGCTGTTCATGTTCCTGGCCACGGTGGTGTCCTACCGCGATCTGCAGACCACGCAGCGCCTGCAGTACGGTCTCGTCGGCTTCCAGGTGCTCGTGCTGCTGGTCTTCGCCGGAGCGGCCGTGGTCGAGATGCTGAACGGCAACGCCTTCGATGCGAGTCCGGTGCAGGCGTCGTGGTTCAACCCGTTCGAGGTGGACTCGTTCAGCTCCTTCGCCGCGGGTCTGTCGCTGTCGATCTTCATCTTCTGGGGGTGGGACGTCATCCTCACCATGAACGAGGAGACGAAAGACCCCGATCGCACTCCGGGGCGCGCCGCCACGGTGACCGTCTTCCTCATCGTCGCGCTGTACCTCCTCATCGCCGTCGCCCTGCTGATGTTCGCCGGCAACGGCACGGGCGCGTTGGGCCTGGGCAACGAGGACATCCAGGAGAACGTCTTCTTCCACCTGTCGGGACCGATCCTCGGACCCCTCGCGTTCCTCGTCTCGCTCGCCGTGCTCACCAGTTCGGCATCCTCCCTCCAGGCGACGTTCGTCGGCCCGGCGCGCACCCTCCTCGCGATGGCCCACTACGGCGCCCTTCCCGCGCGCTTCGCCAAGGTCAGCCCGCGGTTCTTCACGCCCGGCTACGCCACCGTCGTCTCGGCGATCGTCGCCTCGGCGTTCTACGCCGTCATGCGCGTGGTGAGCGAGAACGTGCTGACCGACACCATCACCGCGCTCGGCGCGATGATCTGCTTCTACTACGGCCTGACCGCTTTCGCCTGCGTCTGGTACTTCCGCAAGCAGTGGTTCGACTCGGTGCGCAACGTCTTCCTGACGCTGCTCGCGCCGCTGGTGGGCGGGGTGATCCTCGCGGTGCTGTTCGTCACCACGTTGATCGACAGCGCCGACCCCTCCTACGGCTCGGGCTCCGCGATCGGGGGAGTGGGGCTGGTCTTCGTCATCACGGTGGTCATCATCATGGTGGGAATCGCCCTCATGATCGCCCAGCGCGTGACGAACCCCGCGTTCTTCCGTGGTGAGACCCTGGGACGCGACGCACCCGCCAGTGTCCGCCGCCGCCGCACATCCTGA
- a CDS encoding NAD-dependent succinate-semialdehyde dehydrogenase, translating into MTEYAVVNPATGETLAEYDTLSDAGVEDAIASAHEGYRVWSRTAPSERAAALRRVAELHRERRDELAAIIVREMGKPLEAALGEVDFAADITEYYADNVDKITGDSPLDILGEGTAVIRRSPLGVLLGIMPWNFPYYQVARFAAPNLAVGNTILLKHAPQCPESAEALQAIYDDAGLPSGAYVNIRVTNDQAATIIADRRVQGVSVTGSERAGAAVAEIAGRHLKKVALELGGSDPFILLSTDDLDAAVQAAVDARLDNNGQSCNAAKRFIVIDDLYDAFVEKFAAALGDAKVGDPFAVDTVLGPLSSLAAAERLDEQVQRAVSQGATVVVGGTRDGAYYPGTVLTGVTSDMDAYGEEFFGPVGTVYRVADEDEAVALANDTGYGLGSYVFTTDAAQAERIADRIEAGMVYVNVVLADSPELPFGGVKRSGTSREMGLLAADEFVNKKLIRTA; encoded by the coding sequence ATGACCGAGTACGCCGTCGTCAATCCCGCCACGGGGGAGACCCTCGCCGAGTATGACACGTTGAGCGACGCCGGGGTCGAGGATGCCATCGCCTCCGCGCACGAGGGATATCGCGTCTGGTCGCGAACGGCTCCGAGCGAGCGCGCTGCGGCTCTGCGACGCGTGGCGGAGCTGCACCGCGAGCGTCGCGACGAGCTCGCGGCGATCATCGTGCGCGAGATGGGCAAGCCGCTCGAGGCGGCCCTGGGCGAGGTCGACTTCGCCGCCGACATCACCGAGTACTACGCCGACAACGTCGACAAGATCACCGGTGACAGCCCGCTGGACATCCTCGGGGAGGGCACGGCTGTGATCCGTCGCTCGCCGCTGGGCGTGCTGCTGGGGATCATGCCGTGGAATTTCCCGTACTACCAGGTGGCCCGGTTCGCCGCCCCCAACCTGGCGGTCGGCAACACGATCCTGCTCAAGCACGCGCCGCAGTGCCCGGAGTCGGCCGAGGCGCTGCAGGCGATCTACGACGACGCCGGGCTTCCCTCGGGCGCCTACGTCAACATCCGCGTGACCAATGATCAGGCGGCGACGATCATCGCCGACCGCCGTGTGCAGGGCGTGTCGGTGACGGGCTCGGAGCGCGCCGGTGCGGCCGTCGCCGAGATCGCGGGCCGCCACCTCAAGAAGGTCGCGCTGGAGCTCGGCGGCTCCGACCCGTTCATCCTGCTCTCCACGGACGACCTGGATGCCGCGGTGCAGGCCGCCGTCGATGCCCGCCTCGACAACAACGGCCAGTCGTGCAACGCGGCGAAGCGGTTCATCGTGATCGACGACCTGTACGACGCGTTCGTGGAGAAGTTCGCGGCGGCTCTCGGCGACGCCAAGGTGGGCGACCCGTTCGCCGTCGACACCGTGCTGGGTCCGCTGTCGTCGCTGGCCGCGGCAGAGCGCCTGGACGAGCAGGTGCAACGCGCCGTCTCGCAGGGCGCCACTGTCGTCGTCGGCGGCACACGCGACGGGGCGTACTACCCCGGCACGGTGCTCACCGGCGTCACGAGCGACATGGACGCCTACGGCGAGGAGTTCTTCGGCCCGGTCGGGACGGTCTACCGCGTCGCCGATGAGGACGAGGCGGTCGCCCTCGCCAACGACACCGGCTACGGCCTGGGCTCGTACGTCTTCACGACGGATGCCGCGCAGGCCGAGCGCATCGCCGACAGGATCGAGGCCGGCATGGTCTACGTCAATGTCGTCCTCGCCGACTCGCCCGAGTTGCCGTTCGGCGGCGTCAAGCGATCCGGCACCTCGCGGGAGATGGGCCTGCTCGCCGCGGACGAGTTCGTCAACAAGAAGCTCATCCGCACGGCCTGA